A region of the Centropristis striata isolate RG_2023a ecotype Rhode Island chromosome 20, C.striata_1.0, whole genome shotgun sequence genome:
AGTGCAGGGGATTTTAAGGAAGCTGGAGACCCAGAGCTCTGAGGCACACAAAGTACTGCAGGTTGAGCAGTGGTGTGTTGATTTGTGGGAAAATCCTTCACTGAATTAGGCACAGGAGCTGAGGGCTTTTGGGGTAGAGAAGGTGTGGAAGCCTCAGGTGTTTGCTGGGCTTTAGGAGTAACGGTGGAAACCCTGCTGGATGAGGCAACCATGTAGGCCGGTGGCACCAACAGCGCCTCAGGGGTGGGTGGAGCACATGGTCCCCTTGGCTGCCAGGCAGGTCTGACCTCCTCCACTTGTGGCTGGGGGCTGGGGCGTCGAGGATCTTTGGGGCTGGGATCAGGCAGGCAGGGAATGGGGGGAAGCTCTTTAGGAAGCTCTGGAAGGCTGGGCCACTTGGTGCTGTTGTCGTTGTCCTGCTTTTCCACCGGAGCAGGCTTTTTCTGCTGTCTGAGCCGCCGGTACTCTGCTAAACTGAGTGATTTGGGCTTTGGCTCTGAGACGGCAGGGGCCACAGGAGGGAGGGCCTCATCAGGTGAGGTCATCGGGGCTGTTTGGGGACTCGAAGCAGCCGCTGGGCTCTCTGAAGACACCGGAGGCAGGACAGCAGAGGGAGCTGCTGATGAGTCTTCCAGCTTCTCGGAGGCCGGGGCAGGCTGTTTAGGTGTTTCAGCCTTTTGGGAGCCCACTGTTGTAGGTGAGCAGCACTTCTCAGGGCTAGCGTTCAATGGCACTGCTTCTTTTCTCGTTGACACAGATGTGGCAACTTGCACCTTCATTTCAGGCAATAATGTTGTAGTGGTGATTTCGGTTTGTGTTTCAGTTTGGCATGGAATTAGTTTAGGTTTTGTAGAGGAAGAAGCTGAAGTGGGAGCAAGAGGAACCTTTGGGACTTtgtgtttcttctcttctttgccTGACCTTTTTCCAGGCTTTTTGGGAGATTCCTGCAACGCCTTTCTCACTGTGCCACTCCTGAGGACCCTTTCCTCCACAGGTTCGGGTTGGCACTGCTccctgcttttctttttcttttttcttcggGAGGggcttttgtcttttatttcttgctTATGTCTCTTAATGATCACCTCGTCTTTCACATCAGAACACAAGTCTGGTTTCACGGGGGCTTCAACTGTCACTGGAgcctcatcttcatcatcatcaacgACTATATGCTCTGAACTGTCAGAGGCGACATCATCTGCTTCATCTGAAACtttctgctcattttcaggAGCCTGCTCTTTAAGTGGAAGAGAGAGTGGGAGATCCATATCTTGGATGGCCAGGATTGGTTCTCCATTTTCACCCTGGTCCACGACTTCAAGTAAGATTCCTCCTTCAGGCAACATCTGTTCCCCCTCGTCATTCTCCATACAGATGGCCATACAGTACGGGTGCATATGCCTGACCAAGTCCCCCAGGTTAACTGAAACACCATCATCAACCTCCTGTTCAAAGGTGACAGGAAACGGGAGGGTCAGACCTTCCCAGTGTAGCAGGTCACTGTCAGGAGATGAATTATCACTCACTGGACTCAAAGTGAGGGAGccatcttcctcttcctccccatCACTCCTCTGGAGAGATTCTGCCAATATCCTGGGGAGGCTCTGAGTACAAAGATGAATAATATAGGAATCAGAAATGTGTCTGCTGTCCATGTTTATATAAATATCTTGCTAGTGAGTGAGAAAAGCTACCTTTCCAGTTGATAAAGCTCTTGCGCTACATAATGCGTCTTTCTCTGGAGGGGAACGGGACAGACACAGCAATCTCCGCAGCTAAGGagtgaaagaaacaaaagcacagcgatttattttacatttgtagacgttaacataaatatacattatgTTTAGAACCACAGGGGTCAGCAAGTTCTCCTTCCACCCCCTTTCACTGTCTCTGCCTGGATCGCAGAGGCCAGATGGGGGATGTTGAGAGCAACAATCTGTGCGACACTTTGAGAGTTATGTGTGACAGCTGGGCACTAACCGGAGAGTGTTCTCTGCCCTTCTGACCTGACAGCAGGTCTGAGTCAGGCAGTGTGTCAAACGGGGACAGGTTCTCGTCATCCACATTGTCAAGGATCTCCGTCAGGGCTGTTAGCAGCGTGGCTTCGCTTTCCTCATCTAGACCTTTAGTCTAAATATGGACATGGAAATTAGGTCAGTGGGGAGTATAAACAAACAACCACACAATGCATATAGATCTCTCATATGCTACTGTAACGGGTAAGTGAAATCTTTCTTGCCTCTGTTGTTGGCGTGTCCTCAAAGATAGAGAGAATGGAGGGGTCTAAGCAGTTCTGAAGGGCCTCCATAGTTTCTGTAGAGCTCAGTCCATCAGTCTAGGGGAAAAACACACTTTAGATTTCTTTGGCAAAAACTCAACTGGATAGAGAcgattcatggaaaaaaatgatcgTACTTAGATACAATTATAGTTACTGGCAATTTATTACTGAAAACAAAGACTCATTATGCCCAAATCTAAATTAAATACATcactaaataaaaacacttgtcactgtatttttaacattttaaaacaactaatttaattcaatattaTTTGATATATAGAAGTAATCTTATGGCAGAAgcattattttgttaaaaaatttAATGtctgtgccccccccccctttaaatgtttgtacatttcaaatcacaacttaaaacacatctgtttaaaactgcctatCCCCTATGACGACAATTGCCCTGTCCAACCTTTTGTATTGttcttaattttgtgtattttattgttgtttctcgTTTCtatccttttttacagtgtccttgagtgccaagaaaggcaccttccaaataaaatgtattattattattattattattatgtgggGATAATAAGGGGTCTGGGACTCCAGTCAGATCTTTTCCACGGGGTAAACAACCTTGTATCATATGGACCACTGGGCCGTTTCAATTACAAATGGACTGGAAGGAACCCTCTGTCAATAAATAGACTAAACAAAACGAGTGTTGTCCATTTTCAGGACTCTACGTCTTGTTTCAAACcaatgaaaaaatgtaaacataatatactgttaataAACTTAAGTCTAGTCTGTGAAAAGTTGCACAGTGAAATGGGTCAAACTAGTTCATTCATCAGTTGGTTAAAGCCCGAGCTCATGTGAGGCATTTCAAAATGAGAGTCAGAAAAGGAAACCCCAGAGGGCAAGAGGGAGCACATGTTTTAAGTTCCAGCCTGAAGAGAAAACAAAGTACCTGAAGCATTTCCTATAATATGAGACACAGAAGAGCAAGTAGATATTGGAATTGTAGGACTCAGATGTACACTCATATTATCAATCAAGTCAATCATATAATCAAGTGTTTAAGTTTACATAGAAATCCAACatagttattttaaaaactaccaaagaaagaaaataatttaatggaCAACATTAGCACGttttaaaatgttacattttagaTATACAATTAACAGGAAATTGAATAAATAGTTGAAATGTGCATGATACCATGTGATTGTATGCTCAGTAAGTGTATAACAACTCTTCAGATTTACATTCTGTGCATAACTCCGCTAAGTCCAGCACACAGGTGCGTCTATACGAGCAAATATAACTGATAACATCATGCACTTTGATCTAAAAACGCAGCAGTCTCGTACAGTGACCCACGTGTTGCTGTCTACACATGCAAGCACAGCGCGCAGACATATTTGATCCTCGCCTCACTCCGTCCAAAGGGAGGCTACCTAGCCCACGTGTTGCACTACAACAAACACGAGCAGGGCCCTGTTATCTGCTCCTGGTGGATATTTTAACAACTACCAACTGACATACAACATTACAATACACAATTTCacacaaaactttaaaaatcgCCAGGTAGTTATTTATAAACTCTGTGGACGGGTGTGTGAAGAGATACAATTGAGCGCGGCTACTGCGCATGTGTGAAAACCAACATGTGATTCACCACGACTAAACCACATGTGGATATACACACAGGTTGTGAATGAGAACGTGGTATGCTGCTGGTGCAGTTATCTGAGTGAATACTCAcgcaggtgtgtgtgagtgaactGATTGCAATCATtgctaaatataaaaagagctCCATCACTGTGTGCATCATCACTGGCTTGATGACACATTACTGCAATGTGCTGGCATGGAGCCTATAGACTACTACATGGCTGAATTAACGTATATGGCATTTTAACCAGTCAAGCAAAATTAAAGAAGTAAACACCCAACATTACAGTGGTGATAAAGCTAATTGACTAGCATGTTGCAGTGTTTATTACCACGTGTGTATGAATCAATGGATGAGTAGCACACAGAGTACTTTTGCACACTGGGGCTTAATTGCTTATTACTTAGATGTATCATACAACTGGAGCACATGCCAGGCCAACTaccaacataaatacacaactGTCACGTAATGTATTTAGCACTGTGTGTATTATAAAGGGAGAAGACTGCGTCGTTTACTAGCCGGCCGGCCAAGCTGCACTGACTCACCAGCTAGCATTCACTCACAGCTGAAGCACATTTATAAAGAAGtgttatttaataaatacacCACTAAATATATATGCAGCTGTTACAGCCACATACCAAtgagcacttttaaaaataagttttactAGTGATACTACGGTGGGTGGCATCCACGTGTCACTTTTCCATGCGCAGTGTACAGCTCGTACACACAACACGCTCTGCCATGCCTCTAAAACACTCACAAAACTAGTAACAGTGGGGTAAGATGATAGGAAATAAAGTACAGAAAATATCCTTTACCTCGTCTAGTGTATCCATAGGGAAAAATTCCATATTGCACGCAGTTAAAGTCTCCTCGCCTGCTCCCCACCGCGCCGCCATCTTGCAAGTACACTCCCTGCCTCGACTCGTTTCGGAATGAAAAGTGATGAATCGTGCAGTAGGAACAGAGGCACGCCGGTCGTAACACGTGGTCTGACATTCCCGGCAAAATGACGCAAAGTGACGCTGGAGGGGTCAGAGGGGAACGTGACCACGTTTATTTGTAGTTCTATTCAATGCACGAGATCGAGCAGTTGCACACTCCTGCCTTGCTGGTTTTTTCCTCTGTTGCTAAATGAAGAcgacaaaaatacacaccagGCACAAACGTGTATTAATTAAgactatttatctttttatttgtttagccACTGTCGTAATATTGAtagaaataacaggtggaaacAACAAAGCAACGAAATAAAGCAGGTAGGTTAGTAACACTGTGGTAATtcaaaaatgccaaatatttgCTAGTTTCAGTTCCTCAAAGGTGACGACTtgctgcttttttctctttcatattattattaatgtagtatgtggggggggggggggggggtggacagttatttggagaaaacaagacatttggaGACTTGTTGGACTCTTGCAGCTGGAATTTAAATACCTACATTTAGGATACTCAAGTAGGACATGCCTTCTTAAGTATACATTTTAGCTAGTTGTACTCGAGTATTTCACATTAATGCAcctacttttactccactaggtTACTAGGTTTCTCTCAATCCCTTATTGGTTGagaaaatgctctcactgctaCCTCTTAAACTAGATAAAGTGTAATACACTTAACTGCCCTCTTAATTTAGCTGTAAAGTGCACGTCACAGAGCTGAAAAgctagacttttttttttttttagagatagACGGCTGTCACAAGAGAGCAACAGTGCAAAACATGATTCTCTTATGCCCTTAAACTACCCAACATTATAAAGGAGTTAAAATTAGCACCACCataaacatctacagcagtaaaatgcaacacacacaaagtagCTGTAATATTACTCCAAAagctttatatattatagttaaACACTCACAGGGAAGGTTTTACTGCAGAATTAGTTTCCTGATAATACATTTTCCTAAATgagtttttgaatgcaggacttacttgtggtggagtattttttatgtgtgctttaacttgagtaaaggatctgaacacttcttctaTCATTGCTCTTGTGATACGCATTAACtcaacaataaatcaattaattaaacaatAGAGCAATTAAATATGATGATAATTGTTACTGGCAGCCCTAATGGGGATTCCAGTCATGTGCGTACACCATCAGACCAGAACAATGAAACTAACTAATGCAATACTCCTGTTGCTTTATGGGGCtgttgtttgtggttgtaatAGATTCCATTATAGTGaaatatttttctaatattttgtctGAGATATTTACACAAATAGAGCAGCAGTAACATCAGCGGGAACTTACAATCCAATGCAGTCCAATATAACAACACAGCAAACTGCTCACAACTCTTCAAGGAATCTGGTACACACAGTACAGTACTACAAACAATTTGCCACAATGTCTCTCCTTTAAAGTCTCTACCTTGTGATTGCAAACCTCCAGTTACTTGTCATATATTTAGAGGTTATAATGACCTAAAAATAACTATGTATGTTTTTCTATTAAGGAAAATAATAGCTTAATCATATAATggataatttataatttaattgtgaaTCCAAACACTAAAACCTAATCAAAATGTATTGTGCAATGCCTTTACTGTAGGTTCTTGGTTCTTTTCCACCAGTCTGGCATTTCTGCTCACATAGTTGTCATCTAATTGCTTCATTACCTCCAGTGCTGAAGGAGGGCCCTTCAGGACCAGACGAGTCTTATGTTGGTCTCTGGGtgagaaaaacataatttacatgGAGATTGTCTAACCTTCAGACTGAGGTGTATTATGTTCCTGTCACAGttaaaagacaagaaaatgacattaaatgtatattaattatatttatatataaataaatataggtAACTCTGAGGTGACTCCTGACTCGTTAAAAGTGCAATGAGTAGGCTACATGACATCACA
Encoded here:
- the pprc1 gene encoding peroxisome proliferator-activated receptor gamma coactivator-related protein 1; this encodes MAARWGAGEETLTACNMEFFPMDTLDETDGLSSTETMEALQNCLDPSILSIFEDTPTTETKGLDEESEATLLTALTEILDNVDDENLSPFDTLPDSDLLSGQKGREHSPLRRLLCLSRSPPEKDALCSARALSTGKSLPRILAESLQRSDGEEEEDGSLTLSPVSDNSSPDSDLLHWEGLTLPFPVTFEQEVDDGVSVNLGDLVRHMHPYCMAICMENDEGEQMLPEGGILLEVVDQGENGEPILAIQDMDLPLSLPLKEQAPENEQKVSDEADDVASDSSEHIVVDDDEDEAPVTVEAPVKPDLCSDVKDEVIIKRHKQEIKDKSPSRRKKKKKSREQCQPEPVEERVLRSGTVRKALQESPKKPGKRSGKEEKKHKVPKVPLAPTSASSSTKPKLIPCQTETQTEITTTTLLPEMKVQVATSVSTRKEAVPLNASPEKCCSPTTVGSQKAETPKQPAPASEKLEDSSAAPSAVLPPVSSESPAAASSPQTAPMTSPDEALPPVAPAVSEPKPKSLSLAEYRRLRQQKKPAPVEKQDNDNSTKWPSLPELPKELPPIPCLPDPSPKDPRRPSPQPQVEEVRPAWQPRGPCAPPTPEALLVPPAYMVASSSRVSTVTPKAQQTPEASTPSLPQKPSAPVPNSVKDFPTNQHTTAQPAVLCVPQSSGSPASLKSPALPGGKVGADEKPQSLPASPESVQLSKTCHRTTTDAVLPSAATVSVPSVPQKTIVVPQKVPELTAPVSLNNPITSDSKSPKPAASSTPLGSSAAAHPSDSQSLKAKPVALETKEKPTTAALKPQRSKSPTQELIEAFTSEIGIEAADLTSLLEQFEETQAKEEQCVPEVSGRAAAVGNSSVELSPENTVVERVRANDLSSTAALTPPATPPHQMWKPLAPVALLGKSKAAEASKLSPSKVIQIEARPLPSVKSRSKPTPAAAAVTPELACMDHDYCLPNKGTSAGEPGKRWNVKQPSFITIKPIKQPGTTTTQTPHAAPASAGQSTSSPAVTTKAQEFPVTEPLDHRTDGMENSSVLQTPDASPARQETDADLKEMSPRTGHFGRSYRRHAASQTPSPRSSSKERTGGRSRKRRSHRSPSPMSSNSESDSHSSRSRSRSYSPSKKRYRLHRSESSSSSSSRSSSRSSPSVSRSPPRRRRYSYSSSRSGSWSRSRSRSRSPQSRAQWNRNRRLCSYGLGTKTTTEEGKRRKEKAIEDRRVVYVGRIRGTMTQKELKDRFSLFGEIEECTLHFRDHGDNYGFVTYYDTKNAFNAIENGSKLRKPDELPFDLCFGGRRQFCKTNYADLDSNREYDPLPGKSKFHALDFDTLLKQAQQNQRR